The nucleotide window TTTTTTGATTGCGCCGGGCATTTTTTCGTCACCTGGTGTAAGTACGACTTCTGCTCCATATGCTTTTAACAAATTGATTCTCTCTTCTGTCATCGTGTCAGGCATGACAAGAATCGCTTTATAGCCTCTTGCCGCGGCGTTCATAGCGAGCCCAATACCGGTGTTGCCGCTTGTTGGCTCAATGATCGTAGAGCCAGGTTTGAGCTTTCCTTCATCTTCGGCCGAAACAATCATATTGAATGCTGCCCTGTCTTTTACGCTTTTGCTGGGATTGAAGTTTTCAAGTTTTAGGTAAACCGACGCTCCGCCCTCAGGTGCCAACTTGTTCAATTTTACAAGCGGCGTTTCCCCAATTAATGAAGCAATATTGTTAACGACTCTCATATGATAGCCTCCTTGATCGATATCGACATGCTTAGTATTTCCATTTGCGTGAATAATTGATGATGAGCAATTGAAAAATAATGATAGCTTCTTCTTATCATATAAAAAATGACTATTCCTATCAACTTGTAGGGATTAGAAATGTTCATAAGGAAATTATCCCAATGTTCCTTACCATTTGCTACAATAAATTCAAGTGGACAAGAAGGGGTGCATTTGATTGACAGGTCAGCAAACACATTATTTCTATGCTCTCGAACTTCCTGGGGAGATAAAAGAAATCATGAAGGGCACAATCCACAGCCTGCAAGGGGAATTGCCTTTTAAAACCTGGGTACATCCACAGGATTTACATATTACGCTCGCTTTCCTTGGGAACGCTCCTGAAGAGAAAATAAAGGCTGCCAATGAACGGATAGAAGCAGCAATAAATAAAACAACAACATTTAAACTGGAGATCAATCATCTAGGCATTTTTGGCAGAAAGGACGCTCCAAGAATTTTTTGGGCAGGGCTAGAAAAATCCACGGAGTTGAATGAAGTAAGAGAAGCGGTATTTTCATCTTGCACGTCCGCTGGCTTTACCCTTGAGACACGCCCGTTCAGCCCGCATATCACTCTTTCCAGGAAATGGGCCGGAGAGGAAGCTTTCACCACTGACCAGCTTGAAGTATTAAACCCAATTAAAAAAGAATTTACTTTTCATGCCGAAAGAGTCGTTTTGTACAAGACTCATTTGGGGAAAAGTCCAAAATATGAACCAATAATACTATTCCCGCTTGCTTCCCGTTCTTGATTTGTATGGGAAGCAGGAATGAAGGCAGGTCAATCAATGGCACAATTAATCAAGCTTCAAGACTATGTATCACGCTATGCCCAGGACATTTACCTTTACCCCTCGAGATATGTCCGTCTGAAGAAAAAACAGTGGGAAGGGATTAAGCAAAAGTGGGAAAACGGTCCTGAAGCAACTATACTTACTGAGATAAAAGAAGAACAGCAGCCTAATAATATCCTTCATAAGCTCAAAAGCATCGTGCGCCAGCCGGATCCTGTACATGTGGAGAGTGCTCATGAGAACCTGGAAGATCAAGAGAATTTGATGGACACTGGTTCTTTGAGTTCACTCTCTAACATAAAAACGATCGAAGAATTGAAACATCATTTCCTCGATGGATTGCTGCCATTCCAGTTGAAATGGGCGAGCTCGACTTTGACGGAAAGATCCTTTATCGCAAAAGAATTCAACAGTGATCAGACATTGAAATTTTTGCTGCAGCGATTTCCTGATACCTTCCTCATTTTATATAAACCTATATTTTTATTGAAAAAAGCGCCGGTCGAGGCCGAGTTAATCATCATCACTCCTGCTGCAGCCATGTGCATTTCGTTCATCGAAGCCGAAGAGAATGCTGCTTATATCGGGTCAAAGGATCGCTTCTGGGTCAAGAAAACGAGAAATAAGGAAAAGAAAATTCTAAATCCATTGATTGCGCTCAATCGGACTGAGAAAATCGTCAAGACTCTTTTTGAGATGTACGATGTCGAGCTTCCTGTGCAAAAGCTGCTAATCAGCAGGAATGGATTCTTTGACTATCCACTTCAACCATATGGGGTCCAATTCATTGAAAAACGCAATTTTGAGGAATGGTTCATGTCCCTGAGAGGCATGAAATCTCCATTGAAGCATATGCAATTAAAAGCAGCACAGGTCCTTCTGCAATACTGCCAGACAACATCCGTCAGAAGGCTTGAATGGGAAAACAATTCAAAGAGCGAATAGTAAATTATAAACCTAATAAATAGATAAAGGTTGATCATATGGAAAAGATTTATTTTATCGTCAACCCCAATGCGAAAAATGGGAGCTGT belongs to Mesobacillus subterraneus and includes:
- a CDS encoding NERD domain-containing protein — its product is MAQLIKLQDYVSRYAQDIYLYPSRYVRLKKKQWEGIKQKWENGPEATILTEIKEEQQPNNILHKLKSIVRQPDPVHVESAHENLEDQENLMDTGSLSSLSNIKTIEELKHHFLDGLLPFQLKWASSTLTERSFIAKEFNSDQTLKFLLQRFPDTFLILYKPIFLLKKAPVEAELIIITPAAAMCISFIEAEENAAYIGSKDRFWVKKTRNKEKKILNPLIALNRTEKIVKTLFEMYDVELPVQKLLISRNGFFDYPLQPYGVQFIEKRNFEEWFMSLRGMKSPLKHMQLKAAQVLLQYCQTTSVRRLEWENNSKSE
- the thpR gene encoding RNA 2',3'-cyclic phosphodiesterase; the protein is MTGQQTHYFYALELPGEIKEIMKGTIHSLQGELPFKTWVHPQDLHITLAFLGNAPEEKIKAANERIEAAINKTTTFKLEINHLGIFGRKDAPRIFWAGLEKSTELNEVREAVFSSCTSAGFTLETRPFSPHITLSRKWAGEEAFTTDQLEVLNPIKKEFTFHAERVVLYKTHLGKSPKYEPIILFPLASRS